From Nitratidesulfovibrio vulgaris str. Hildenborough, a single genomic window includes:
- the gpt gene encoding xanthine phosphoribosyltransferase: protein MSTADRYRKVFPVTWEQLHRDAKALSWRLLEKGPYKGIIAIARGGLVPAAVIARELDIHLVETICISSYQWQEQTSSHKVLKTVEGRGEGWLIIDDLADTGGTARLVREMLPEAHFATVYAKPAGRPLVDTFITEVSQDTWILFPWDSEVQYVVPLVNQPQQS from the coding sequence GTGAGCACCGCCGACCGCTATCGCAAGGTCTTTCCCGTCACCTGGGAGCAATTGCACCGCGACGCCAAAGCGCTTTCATGGCGCTTGCTGGAAAAGGGCCCGTACAAGGGCATCATCGCCATCGCCCGGGGCGGCCTGGTGCCCGCTGCTGTCATCGCCCGTGAACTCGACATCCACCTTGTCGAGACCATCTGCATCTCAAGCTACCAGTGGCAGGAACAGACGAGCAGTCACAAGGTGCTGAAGACCGTCGAGGGGCGCGGCGAAGGCTGGCTCATCATCGACGACCTCGCCGACACCGGAGGCACCGCCCGCCTTGTGCGGGAGATGCTCCCCGAAGCGCACTTCGCCACTGTCTACGCCAAGCCCGCTGGCCGCCCTCTCGTGGATACGTTCATCACCGAAGTCAGTCAGGATACGTGGATACTCTTCCCGTGGGACTCCGAGGTGCAGTACGTGGTGCCTCTTGTCAATCAGCCGCAACAAAGCTAG
- a CDS encoding ABC transporter permease, which translates to MTIEMVIPVLAAAVQCGTPILYATLGEMLTERAGVLNLGVEGMMIIGTFTAFLALHLTGDPWIAVVVAALCGGALGLVHGIVCLVFQGNQVVSGLALTIFGVGLADYLGTPFVGTVTTGFTPFSLPVLGDIPVLGEVFFRHDALVNLSYVLPPLFWLFLARTRWGLALRATGEHPAAAAAAGINPVLVRWAALFAGGALVGIGGAYLSLAYTHLWTNNMTAGRGWIAVALVIFAFWRPGRAVLGAYLFGGVMAFQLRLQAMGASVPSSLLLMLPYALTIGVLLFSSARGKGRGAPAALGVNIEPKD; encoded by the coding sequence ATGACAATTGAAATGGTCATTCCCGTACTCGCAGCAGCTGTGCAGTGCGGAACCCCCATCCTGTATGCCACTCTCGGCGAAATGCTCACTGAACGCGCGGGGGTGCTCAACCTCGGCGTCGAAGGGATGATGATCATCGGCACGTTCACGGCGTTTCTCGCCCTGCACCTGACCGGTGACCCGTGGATTGCCGTGGTCGTGGCGGCCCTGTGCGGTGGTGCGCTGGGACTGGTGCATGGCATCGTGTGCCTCGTCTTTCAGGGCAATCAGGTCGTTTCGGGGCTGGCGCTCACCATCTTCGGTGTGGGCCTCGCCGACTATCTCGGCACGCCGTTCGTAGGCACGGTGACCACTGGCTTCACGCCGTTCAGTCTGCCCGTACTGGGCGATATCCCCGTACTGGGTGAGGTGTTCTTCCGGCACGATGCTCTCGTGAACCTGTCCTATGTGCTGCCCCCGTTGTTCTGGCTGTTCCTTGCCCGCACCCGTTGGGGGCTGGCGCTGCGCGCCACGGGTGAACATCCCGCAGCTGCGGCCGCGGCAGGTATCAACCCGGTGCTCGTGCGCTGGGCTGCGCTCTTCGCGGGCGGTGCCCTTGTGGGCATCGGCGGTGCCTATCTTTCGCTCGCCTACACCCATCTGTGGACGAACAACATGACCGCAGGGCGAGGCTGGATTGCCGTGGCACTGGTCATCTTCGCCTTCTGGAGGCCGGGGCGCGCCGTTCTCGGTGCCTATCTCTTCGGGGGCGTCATGGCTTTCCAACTCCGGTTGCAGGCCATGGGTGCCAGCGTGCCTTCCTCGTTGCTGCTCATGCTTCCGTATGCCTTGACCATCGGCGTCTTGCTGTTCTCGTCGGCGCGGGGCAAGGGGCGGGGTGCCCCCGCGGCACTCGGCGTCAACATCGAGCCCAAGGACTGA
- a CDS encoding BMP family ABC transporter substrate-binding protein: MRRIIVLLAAMLVLSGLAGCGDDKKPAQEAPKQEAPKQEAKVEQPAAKAGEDKKLQIGLVYISPVGDAGWSYSHDQGRKALEEAGGVTTSYVESVPEGPDSERVILNMARKGYDIIFTTSFGYMDPTIKVASQYPDITFLHCSGYKTAPNVSNYFGRMYQARYLTGMVAGAMTKNNILGYVGAFPIPEVIRGINAFTLGARAVNPNAQVRVVWTKTWYDPATEKEAAKSLLDVGADVIAQHQDSPGPQEAAQERGVYSVGYHTDMSAFAPKAHLTSAVWNWKDFYLDVVKQVRAGTWKSGSYWPGIESGVVDIAPYGEMVPQDVRARVDAAKADIKSGKLKVFTGPVKDQKGAVRVAEGAVPTDQDLLGMTWFVEGVIGTTE, encoded by the coding sequence ATGCGCCGCATTATCGTTCTGCTTGCCGCCATGCTTGTCCTTTCCGGGCTTGCCGGATGCGGCGATGACAAGAAACCCGCACAGGAGGCCCCCAAGCAGGAGGCTCCCAAGCAGGAGGCCAAGGTCGAACAGCCTGCGGCCAAGGCGGGTGAAGACAAGAAGCTCCAGATCGGCCTCGTCTACATCTCCCCCGTGGGAGACGCCGGCTGGTCGTATTCCCATGATCAGGGCCGCAAGGCGCTTGAAGAGGCGGGTGGCGTCACCACGTCGTACGTCGAATCCGTGCCCGAAGGTCCCGACTCCGAACGAGTCATCCTGAACATGGCACGCAAGGGCTACGACATCATCTTCACCACCAGCTTCGGCTACATGGACCCCACCATCAAGGTGGCCAGCCAGTACCCCGACATCACCTTCCTGCATTGCTCCGGCTACAAGACCGCGCCCAACGTCAGCAACTATTTCGGGCGCATGTATCAGGCCCGCTACCTGACCGGCATGGTTGCCGGGGCCATGACCAAGAACAACATCCTCGGCTATGTGGGCGCGTTCCCCATCCCCGAGGTCATCCGCGGCATCAATGCCTTCACGCTGGGCGCACGCGCCGTCAATCCCAATGCGCAGGTGCGCGTGGTGTGGACAAAGACGTGGTACGACCCTGCGACCGAAAAGGAAGCCGCGAAGAGCCTGCTTGACGTCGGTGCCGACGTCATCGCCCAGCATCAGGACTCTCCCGGCCCGCAAGAGGCCGCACAGGAACGCGGCGTGTACTCCGTCGGTTACCATACCGACATGAGCGCGTTCGCCCCCAAGGCCCACCTCACTTCCGCCGTCTGGAACTGGAAGGACTTCTATCTTGATGTCGTGAAGCAGGTTCGTGCCGGCACGTGGAAGTCCGGTTCGTACTGGCCCGGTATCGAGTCCGGGGTCGTCGACATCGCCCCCTACGGTGAGATGGTGCCGCAGGACGTGCGTGCCCGTGTCGACGCCGCCAAGGCGGACATCAAGTCCGGCAAGCTCAAGGTGTTCACCGGGCCGGTCAAGGACCAGAAGGGCGCAGTGCGCGTCGCCGAGGGCGCCGTGCCCACCGACCAGGACCTGCTTGGCATGACCTGGTTCGTCGAAGGCGTCATCGGTACCACCGAGTAG
- a CDS encoding ABC transporter permease, with product MLGYRVVKRQEPLEWGSFFIFLLALAFSLSVSGLLLAIQGKPFAEGILILWRGGFGSFVALEDTLLKSIPIFLCSLGVAVAFRMQVWNIGAEGQFALGAVGATWAVMTFGGLPGWLLMPVMFLCAAFAGAAWGLIPAVLRLRFGLNEIISTLMFNYIGILLLQYLVFGSWKDPTSFGFPMTPIFPDGAIIGRLFGRIHWGLVVCVGVAVLLGVFLRRTRLGFELLAGGENPRAARYARMPYDFLVLLVMGLCGALAGWAGCIETSATLNRLQPSIMVGYGYTAIVVAWLSRLRISSIAFFAFLLAGLRVGVENLQLDLQVPAAFGGIIEGLILLSVLAGQFFDSYALRRRGGDA from the coding sequence ATGCTCGGATACCGTGTCGTGAAACGACAGGAGCCCCTTGAATGGGGCTCCTTTTTCATTTTTCTGCTGGCACTTGCCTTTTCGTTGTCGGTGAGCGGCCTCCTGCTCGCCATTCAGGGCAAGCCGTTCGCCGAGGGCATTCTCATCCTGTGGCGCGGTGGCTTCGGCTCGTTTGTCGCGCTCGAAGACACGCTTCTCAAATCCATTCCCATCTTCCTGTGCTCTCTGGGGGTTGCCGTGGCGTTTCGCATGCAGGTGTGGAACATCGGCGCCGAAGGGCAGTTCGCCTTGGGGGCTGTGGGTGCCACATGGGCGGTGATGACCTTCGGCGGTTTGCCGGGCTGGTTGCTCATGCCTGTCATGTTCCTGTGCGCTGCATTCGCCGGGGCCGCATGGGGCCTCATCCCCGCCGTGTTGCGTCTGCGTTTCGGGCTCAATGAGATCATCTCGACGCTGATGTTCAACTACATCGGCATCCTGCTGCTGCAGTACCTTGTCTTTGGTTCATGGAAGGACCCGACAAGCTTCGGCTTCCCCATGACGCCGATTTTTCCGGACGGGGCCATCATCGGGCGTCTGTTCGGGCGCATCCACTGGGGGCTTGTCGTCTGTGTCGGGGTCGCGGTGCTGCTTGGGGTGTTCCTGCGGCGCACGAGACTGGGCTTCGAACTTCTTGCAGGAGGTGAGAACCCGCGTGCTGCCCGGTATGCCCGTATGCCCTACGACTTTCTCGTATTGCTGGTGATGGGACTGTGCGGCGCGCTGGCTGGCTGGGCAGGTTGCATCGAGACCTCCGCCACGCTCAACAGGCTGCAGCCGAGCATCATGGTCGGCTACGGGTACACCGCCATCGTGGTCGCGTGGCTTTCGCGGCTACGTATCTCTTCCATCGCGTTCTTCGCCTTCCTTCTCGCCGGGTTGCGCGTCGGAGTCGAGAATCTGCAGCTCGACTTGCAGGTTCCGGCGGCCTTCGGCGGCATCATAGAGGGACTCATTCTCCTCTCTGTCCTCGCCGGGCAGTTCTTCGACAGTTACGCCCTGCGGCGTAGGGGGGGCGACGCATGA
- a CDS encoding aconitate hydratase yields MPLNQTQKIIKAHLVHGDMAPGAPIALRIDQTLTQDATGTMAYLQFEAMGVDRVRTDLSVSYVDHNTLQMGFRNADDHRFLRTVAARHGIVFSAPGNGICHQLHLENFGRPGATLVGSDSHTPTAGGIGALAMGAGGLSVALSMAGEPYTITMPKVVNVRLEGRLTGWAAAKDVILHLLGLLTVKGGVGRVFEYTGPGVATLSVPERATITNMGAELGATTSIFPSDESTRAFLAAMGREADWQPLAADAGAVYDEEVVIDLSQLEPLVATPHMPDRVVTVASLAGLKVDQVAIGSCTNSSYADLKSVAQVVAGRRVDSTTDCMISPGSKQVLRMLATEGLLEPLLDAGIRMLECTCGPCIGMGGSPVSGGVSVRTFNRNFEGRSGTKDAGVYLASPLTAAMVALHGGFTDPATWGEAPAVPELPADVPSIRHLFVFPPEDGSQVEVQRGPNIVALQTFEGLPDRLDAEVVIRLGDDITTDHIMPAGAEITALRSNVPAISRHVFGRVDADFVKRAEAAANGVIVAGENYGQGSSREHAALAPRHLGIRAVIAKSLARIHRANLVNFGILPLILVDKGDYERLEQGGNVTIPVADIIAGGECAVALADGGSVRVRNDLTVDELEIIRAGGLLNYVRNARTRG; encoded by the coding sequence ATGCCCCTGAACCAGACCCAGAAGATCATCAAGGCCCATCTCGTGCACGGCGACATGGCACCCGGTGCCCCCATTGCCCTGCGCATCGACCAGACCCTCACGCAGGACGCCACGGGGACCATGGCGTACCTTCAGTTCGAGGCCATGGGGGTGGACAGGGTGCGCACCGACCTTTCGGTGAGCTACGTCGATCACAACACCCTGCAGATGGGCTTCCGCAATGCGGACGACCATCGCTTTCTGCGCACAGTGGCGGCCCGGCACGGCATCGTCTTCTCCGCCCCCGGCAACGGCATCTGTCACCAGTTGCATCTCGAGAACTTCGGCCGTCCCGGCGCGACCCTTGTCGGTTCCGACAGCCATACGCCCACAGCCGGTGGCATCGGCGCCCTAGCCATGGGTGCCGGTGGCCTTTCCGTCGCTCTCTCCATGGCGGGCGAGCCCTACACCATCACCATGCCCAAGGTCGTCAACGTTCGGCTTGAAGGCCGCCTGACGGGATGGGCCGCCGCCAAGGACGTGATCCTGCATCTGCTTGGTCTGCTCACCGTCAAGGGTGGCGTGGGGCGCGTGTTCGAATACACCGGCCCCGGTGTGGCGACCCTCAGCGTCCCCGAACGGGCGACCATCACCAACATGGGGGCTGAACTGGGAGCCACGACATCCATCTTCCCCAGCGATGAAAGCACCCGCGCCTTCCTCGCGGCCATGGGGCGCGAGGCCGACTGGCAGCCGCTCGCCGCCGACGCCGGTGCCGTCTACGACGAGGAGGTCGTCATCGACCTCTCGCAACTGGAGCCTCTGGTCGCCACGCCGCACATGCCCGACAGGGTCGTCACCGTGGCATCGCTGGCGGGGCTCAAGGTCGATCAGGTGGCCATAGGTTCCTGCACCAACTCGTCCTATGCCGACCTCAAGAGCGTAGCGCAGGTCGTCGCCGGACGGCGCGTCGACTCCACCACCGACTGCATGATCTCGCCCGGCTCCAAGCAGGTGCTGCGGATGCTCGCCACCGAAGGCTTGCTCGAACCCCTGCTCGACGCCGGTATCCGCATGCTGGAGTGCACCTGCGGTCCCTGTATCGGCATGGGCGGTTCGCCGGTATCCGGGGGCGTGAGCGTACGTACCTTCAACCGCAATTTCGAAGGGCGCAGCGGCACCAAGGATGCAGGCGTGTACCTAGCCAGCCCCCTCACGGCGGCGATGGTGGCCCTGCATGGCGGGTTCACCGACCCCGCCACATGGGGAGAAGCCCCGGCGGTGCCCGAACTTCCCGCCGATGTGCCCTCCATCCGGCATCTCTTCGTCTTTCCCCCGGAGGACGGTTCGCAGGTCGAGGTGCAGCGCGGCCCCAACATCGTGGCCCTGCAAACCTTTGAGGGGCTGCCCGACAGGCTTGACGCCGAAGTGGTCATCAGGCTTGGGGATGACATCACCACCGACCACATCATGCCTGCCGGTGCGGAGATAACGGCCCTGCGGTCCAATGTGCCTGCCATCTCGCGCCATGTCTTCGGACGTGTGGATGCGGACTTCGTGAAGCGCGCCGAAGCGGCGGCCAACGGCGTCATCGTCGCCGGAGAGAACTACGGGCAGGGCTCCAGCCGCGAACACGCGGCCCTCGCCCCCCGTCATCTCGGCATCAGGGCTGTCATCGCCAAGTCGCTTGCCCGCATCCATCGCGCCAATCTCGTGAACTTCGGTATTCTCCCGCTCATCCTCGTGGACAAGGGGGATTATGAACGCCTTGAGCAGGGCGGCAACGTGACCATTCCCGTTGCGGACATCATCGCCGGAGGCGAATGCGCGGTTGCGCTGGCAGACGGCGGTTCCGTCCGTGTCCGGAACGATTTGACGGTGGACGAATTGGAGATTATTCGAGCGGGCGGACTCCTCAACTACGTCCGCAATGCGAGAACGCGCGGCTAG
- a CDS encoding sigma-54-dependent transcriptional regulator: MSARRILFLAPAHAVTRIYPQLRDAGYEVGLAENLKGASAFIRKSGPDVIFSRPSLPGYRVDDLLAVGSDDPAFPPVIVFTDRGTPEEAEQLLALGARDYWLEPLTFEKVTAALPRPRRSAPAAPPQSTLGGRKPDPFPPGARIVGSHPALRRVLGLARQVAPSRATVLISGESGTGKEMFARCLHGWSDRAANPFVAVNCAALPEHLLESELFGHERGAFTGAIARKLGRFELANGGTILLDEISEMDLGLQAKLLRVLQEGEIDRVGGMETVKVDVRVLATTNRDLEEWVKQGKFRQDLFFRLNVIPLRLPALRERGDDVLELARFFIDLYVRDYTLPVPSLSDEAIAWLRSYEWPGNVRELQNLMERAVLLANGGAITPGHFLLDPDAWPLFEESSDAGDTAGVQGAPDKGAQVEAVNISGGVIPLHEMERIMILKGLEATSGNRTQAAELLGISVRTLRNKLNEYRSMGIDVD, from the coding sequence ATGTCAGCACGACGCATCCTTTTTCTGGCGCCCGCCCACGCCGTCACCCGCATCTACCCGCAGTTGCGGGATGCGGGGTATGAGGTCGGGCTTGCCGAAAACCTCAAAGGGGCCTCGGCCTTCATCCGCAAGTCGGGGCCGGATGTCATCTTCTCCCGTCCTTCGTTGCCGGGCTACAGGGTCGACGACCTGCTTGCCGTGGGTAGCGACGACCCGGCCTTCCCGCCCGTCATCGTCTTCACCGACCGGGGAACCCCCGAAGAGGCCGAGCAGCTTCTCGCGCTCGGTGCACGTGACTACTGGCTCGAACCGCTGACATTCGAGAAGGTGACGGCCGCTTTGCCCCGTCCGCGTCGTTCCGCCCCTGCCGCCCCTCCCCAGTCCACGCTGGGCGGGCGCAAGCCCGACCCCTTTCCGCCGGGGGCCCGCATCGTGGGGTCGCATCCCGCGTTGCGTCGCGTCCTCGGTCTGGCAAGGCAGGTCGCCCCGTCACGCGCCACCGTGCTCATCTCCGGCGAATCCGGGACAGGCAAGGAGATGTTCGCCCGTTGCCTGCATGGCTGGAGCGATCGCGCTGCGAACCCCTTTGTGGCCGTGAACTGCGCCGCCCTTCCTGAACACCTGCTCGAAAGCGAGCTCTTCGGTCACGAGCGCGGCGCCTTCACCGGAGCCATTGCCCGCAAGCTAGGGCGGTTCGAACTGGCCAACGGCGGTACCATCCTGCTGGACGAAATCTCCGAGATGGATCTTGGCTTGCAGGCGAAGCTGCTGCGGGTGCTGCAAGAAGGCGAGATAGACCGCGTGGGTGGCATGGAGACCGTCAAGGTCGATGTCCGCGTGCTCGCCACCACCAACCGGGACCTCGAAGAGTGGGTGAAGCAGGGCAAGTTCAGGCAGGACCTCTTCTTCCGGCTCAACGTCATACCCCTGCGGCTGCCTGCACTGCGCGAGCGCGGGGACGACGTGCTCGAACTGGCCCGTTTCTTCATCGACCTCTATGTACGCGACTACACGCTGCCTGTGCCCTCCCTGTCGGATGAGGCCATCGCATGGTTGCGTTCCTATGAATGGCCCGGCAATGTACGCGAGCTTCAGAACCTCATGGAGCGCGCCGTGCTGCTTGCCAATGGCGGGGCCATCACTCCCGGACATTTTCTGCTCGACCCCGATGCATGGCCTCTTTTCGAAGAGTCGTCCGACGCCGGTGACACCGCAGGTGTGCAAGGCGCTCCCGACAAGGGCGCACAGGTCGAGGCCGTCAACATTTCGGGCGGGGTCATCCCCCTGCACGAGATGGAGCGCATCATGATTCTCAAGGGGCTGGAGGCCACTTCCGGCAACCGGACGCAGGCGGCCGAGCTTCTGGGTATTTCCGTGCGTACGCTGCGGAACAAGCTCAACGAGTACCGCAGCATGGGCATAGACGTGGATTGA
- a CDS encoding ABC transporter ATP-binding protein, producing the protein MTVANANDTAPHADSTTPQTGRTGRALRHDVTPVVRLEGIGKSFGPVRANHDITLDIVPGRIKALLGENGAGKSTLMSILSGRLAQDTGIIHVDGEAVRFRSPKDALKAGIGMVYQHFMLVDSMTVAENVLLGQSGAWLSPVHMSRVVAELAARYGLDIDPAARVCDLSMGERQRVEILKLLYRDSRVLILDEPTAVLTPGETEQLFEALHRMAENGKAIVFISHKMQEVLALADEIAILRRGEVVDEFHESEVPGEAELANRMVGREVILEVAAEPLEPGDRVLHVDGLAGDGLKGLSFEVRKGEVFAIAGVAGNGQRELVECVTGLRRPAEGEVELLGIPWRQFFTKAPRQGGLAYIPEDRQGLATCLSLDLVDNFLLTARGCFTRGPFLDRKSADAAARDILAEYNVQPGRAEAPARSLSGGNLQKLVVGREFYRKPSLIVAENPTQGLDIAATEEVWARLLEVRSHAGVLLVSGDLNEVLALADRVAVMYRGCFIGLLDRSDTNKVDAIGLMMAGVSCEG; encoded by the coding sequence ATGACAGTAGCGAATGCGAATGACACCGCACCCCATGCGGATTCCACGACCCCGCAGACGGGGCGTACCGGCAGGGCCCTTCGTCACGATGTGACACCCGTGGTGCGTCTTGAGGGCATCGGCAAGAGCTTCGGCCCCGTGCGGGCGAACCACGACATCACGCTGGACATCGTCCCGGGCCGTATCAAGGCGTTGCTGGGTGAGAACGGGGCGGGCAAGTCGACGCTCATGTCCATCCTTTCCGGACGTCTGGCACAGGACACCGGCATCATCCATGTCGATGGCGAGGCGGTTCGCTTCCGTTCACCCAAGGATGCGCTCAAGGCGGGCATAGGCATGGTCTACCAGCATTTCATGCTGGTGGATTCCATGACCGTGGCCGAGAACGTGCTTCTGGGGCAGTCGGGGGCGTGGTTGTCGCCTGTCCACATGAGCCGCGTGGTCGCTGAACTCGCGGCCCGTTACGGTCTCGACATCGACCCCGCGGCACGCGTGTGCGACCTTTCCATGGGGGAGCGGCAACGGGTCGAGATTCTCAAGCTGCTGTATCGCGACAGCCGGGTTCTCATTCTCGACGAGCCCACCGCGGTGCTGACCCCCGGCGAGACCGAACAACTGTTCGAAGCCCTTCATCGCATGGCGGAGAATGGCAAGGCCATCGTCTTCATCAGCCACAAGATGCAGGAGGTGCTTGCCCTCGCGGACGAGATCGCCATCCTTCGTCGTGGCGAGGTCGTGGATGAGTTCCACGAATCGGAAGTGCCCGGAGAGGCTGAACTCGCCAATCGTATGGTGGGGCGCGAGGTCATCCTTGAAGTGGCTGCCGAACCGCTGGAACCCGGCGACCGGGTGCTGCATGTCGATGGACTTGCCGGTGACGGCCTCAAGGGGCTTTCATTCGAGGTTCGCAAGGGGGAGGTCTTCGCCATCGCTGGCGTAGCCGGGAACGGACAACGAGAGCTCGTCGAATGTGTCACCGGGCTTCGCCGTCCTGCCGAGGGCGAGGTCGAACTTCTGGGTATCCCGTGGCGTCAGTTCTTCACGAAGGCACCGCGACAGGGCGGGCTTGCCTACATCCCCGAAGACCGGCAGGGGCTGGCCACGTGTCTGTCTCTCGACCTTGTGGACAATTTCCTGCTCACTGCGCGTGGCTGCTTCACCCGTGGGCCTTTTCTCGACAGGAAGTCGGCCGATGCCGCCGCACGTGACATTCTCGCCGAATACAATGTCCAGCCCGGTCGCGCCGAAGCGCCAGCCCGGTCACTGTCGGGCGGCAACTTGCAGAAGCTGGTCGTGGGGCGTGAGTTCTACCGCAAACCATCGCTCATCGTGGCCGAGAACCCCACACAGGGTCTGGATATCGCGGCGACAGAGGAGGTCTGGGCCAGATTGCTCGAAGTGCGCTCCCATGCAGGTGTCCTGCTTGTCTCGGGAGACCTCAACGAGGTACTGGCATTGGCAGACCGTGTCGCTGTCATGTACCGCGGATGCTTCATCGGCCTGCTTGACCGCAGTGACACCAATAAGGTGGACGCCATCGGTCTTATGATGGCCGGGGTTTCGTGCGAAGGTTAG
- a CDS encoding peptidylprolyl isomerase, with the protein MLDVIRGHAQSWGVKVAFGLIIVVFVFWGVGSMQEGPTSVVATVNKKPIVIRDFIREYERQVESLRTRFPGVTADELKKLGLKRQVLQQMVAETLMQQEAERLGITVTPYELRAAIDQIPAFRDASGKFDPETYKKVLKAQQTVPGRFEEGVRKDMLGRKMRALVTAGAVVTDAEARDMFTYAQEKRSIDYVLFPLDEYAAAASIEDAALQAWYDSNKARFTEPQKVRLDFVRISAESLAAGIDIPETAIAAFYAENAASYFMQPERVRARHILVRVPEGADEATVRKAEERIADAAAQIKAGKDFAAVAAKVSEDGSARNGGELGWFGRGEMVKPFEDAAFGLKPGEVSAPVRSQFGFHLIKSEGHEAQRQKALDEVRNEIRKRLAEEKAIEKVHDSLDNALELVSAGKSVDEIAAQLKLERQTSEPLTRESASATLGLKPADVTLAFSAPAGTVIDTPLEAEGGYIIARVAEVAPERIPGFDEVRDKVVVAVREDEGARLALKAADEALAGVRDGQLPGALASRVKTSPLFGRDGNIPGLGVDPALAAAAFSAEKGVWSDKAHATPQGVVVLRVHEVVRPTDAQWQAVASTVKETILAAKREEMFRAFLTTLHAKGKVEVKDASVLE; encoded by the coding sequence ATGCTCGACGTCATACGTGGGCACGCCCAGTCTTGGGGCGTCAAGGTCGCCTTCGGCCTCATCATTGTCGTCTTCGTGTTCTGGGGCGTCGGCTCCATGCAGGAAGGCCCGACATCGGTCGTAGCCACGGTGAACAAGAAGCCCATCGTCATTCGCGACTTCATTCGTGAGTATGAGCGTCAGGTCGAATCGCTGCGTACCCGGTTCCCGGGTGTGACCGCGGATGAGCTCAAGAAACTGGGGCTCAAGCGGCAGGTGCTACAGCAGATGGTTGCCGAGACGCTCATGCAGCAAGAGGCCGAACGCCTTGGCATAACCGTGACGCCGTATGAGCTGCGTGCCGCCATCGACCAGATTCCGGCCTTCCGCGACGCGTCGGGCAAGTTCGACCCCGAGACGTACAAGAAGGTGCTCAAGGCACAGCAGACCGTCCCCGGTCGCTTCGAGGAAGGGGTGCGCAAAGACATGCTGGGCCGCAAGATGCGTGCGCTTGTCACCGCCGGTGCGGTCGTCACCGATGCCGAGGCGCGTGACATGTTCACCTACGCGCAGGAAAAGCGCAGCATTGACTACGTCCTCTTCCCGCTCGACGAATACGCTGCGGCAGCCAGCATCGAAGATGCCGCACTGCAGGCGTGGTACGACAGCAACAAGGCCCGGTTCACCGAACCGCAGAAGGTGCGCCTCGATTTCGTGCGCATCTCGGCCGAGTCGCTTGCCGCTGGCATCGACATCCCCGAAACGGCCATTGCGGCGTTCTACGCCGAGAACGCGGCGAGCTACTTCATGCAGCCCGAACGGGTGCGTGCCCGTCACATCCTCGTGCGTGTGCCTGAAGGTGCCGACGAGGCCACCGTACGGAAGGCCGAAGAGCGCATCGCAGACGCTGCGGCGCAGATCAAGGCCGGAAAGGACTTCGCCGCCGTGGCGGCCAAGGTCTCCGAGGACGGCAGCGCGCGCAACGGTGGCGAGCTTGGCTGGTTCGGTCGTGGCGAGATGGTGAAGCCCTTCGAGGACGCCGCGTTCGGTCTCAAGCCGGGCGAGGTCTCCGCGCCGGTGCGTTCGCAGTTCGGCTTCCATCTCATCAAGTCCGAAGGGCATGAGGCGCAGCGCCAGAAGGCCCTCGACGAGGTGCGCAACGAGATACGCAAGCGTCTGGCCGAAGAGAAGGCCATCGAGAAGGTGCACGACTCCCTCGACAACGCGCTTGAACTGGTGAGCGCAGGCAAGTCGGTGGACGAGATCGCTGCACAGCTGAAGCTGGAGCGTCAGACCTCCGAACCGCTGACCCGCGAAAGCGCGTCCGCCACGCTGGGGCTCAAGCCCGCCGACGTCACGCTGGCCTTCTCCGCACCTGCGGGGACGGTCATCGACACGCCCCTCGAGGCCGAAGGCGGTTACATCATCGCCCGTGTCGCCGAGGTCGCCCCCGAGCGCATTCCCGGTTTCGACGAGGTGCGTGACAAGGTCGTCGTCGCCGTGCGCGAAGACGAAGGCGCCAGACTGGCGCTCAAGGCCGCGGACGAGGCGCTTGCCGGGGTCAGGGACGGGCAGTTGCCCGGTGCGCTGGCCTCGCGGGTGAAGACCTCGCCGCTCTTCGGGCGCGACGGCAACATCCCCGGTCTGGGTGTCGACCCCGCTCTTGCCGCCGCGGCGTTCTCCGCGGAGAAGGGCGTATGGAGCGACAAGGCGCATGCTACTCCGCAGGGCGTTGTCGTGCTGCGCGTGCATGAGGTCGTGCGGCCCACCGACGCACAGTGGCAGGCCGTGGCCTCCACCGTGAAGGAGACCATCCTTGCCGCCAAGCGTGAAGAGATGTTCCGCGCCTTCCTCACCACTCTCCATGCGAAGGGCAAGGTCGAGGTGAAGGACGCCTCGGTGCTCGAATAG